CGCGTCGGCCCCAGCGGCAGCAGCCGAACAGCGGCACTGAGCTGATTGGCAACCCAGCCGTAGAGATAACCCTCCACCATCTCTTCCTGGGACACCTCCAACGCCAATGCCGCAGCAGCCCAGGCAGCCGGCCAGCTCAACGGCACCGCTTCAGGGAGGGGCCGGTCCATGTCAGCCAAAAGCTGCAACAAGGACTGGCCCATCTGACGCTGTTGCGCACGCAGCTCAGAGGCTTCACGGGTGGCAAGCAACCAGCCGTCCAGGTCGATCAAACGCTCCTTCGCCGCAGCCTCACCTGCCGACCAGGCCGCAAGCTCGCGTGCCAGAGACGGAAGCGCTGCAGCCTCCAACCGCAACGCACCGCGCTGCAGTTCAGCCTCCAGCCAACCCTGCAACTGAAAATCATCCGCAATCGCCCCCGACTGAATCAACACCTCCAGCCCCTCGGAGTAACTGAAAGCACCCACCGGAAGGGCAGGACTCACCAGCTGGAGCAAGGACAGCGACGTCATCCGTGGGAATGCTCCGCATAGGCACCACTCTCAGGAGCAAACGGCTGGCAGCAGCGGCTCACCCGCAGCCCCCGACTCTCGAGCATGCCGGCCAGCACAGAGTCGTCTGGCAACAGCAGCTGTCGCTCATGCAGCTCGAGAGCCACGTGGCGATTGCCCAGGTGATAAGCCGCCTGCAGCAATTCCAGGGCAGAACCCGCTTCCACCCGCAATAACGCTTCCGGTGCGGCGGCAATCTCAACGCGCACGGAGCCAGCCTGATCGGTCAGGCAATCCCCGGGCTTCAAAGCACCATGCCTCGGCAGCTGCAGCAACACCTCGCGACCGCAAGCCGTCTGACGTCGTCCCCGCAGCACGGTGCGCTCATCGGCCGTCAGTGGCAGCCGCAAACCAGCCATCGCCCCGTCTCGCTCACAACGCTGCACCAACACGATCACCGTGTCATTCACAAGCACCCTCCAGCCTGCGGAAAGCCTGCCCAGCGATGTCCTCGCGTTTTGGTGCGCATTGCTACAAAACAATCGGTCATTGACATCCGAGCCTTCTCCAATGAGAGGTCTTGAGCCCTGGCACGGAAGTTGCCACCTGCAATTTCAGCTGGATCAGCTCGGCCGCACCCGACACCAGGGGGGCTGCAGTGCGCCTTTCAAACTGATGCGTGCCGAAATCGGCGGCGATGGCCGCTGCGACATCCCCCTGCTGCACACGGCCGGAGGGCTTGTTGGGGGTGACCGCCTCAGCATCGATCTGCATCTTTCAGAACACAGCCGCGGCCTGGTGACCAGCGTGGCTGCGCAGAAGGTGTATGGCTCGATCGGCCTCAGCCGCATCCAGCCCCAAGGCTCCTGGGCAGAACAAACCGTGAAGGCAGAGCTCAGTGACCACGCGGATCTGGAGTGGCTCCCCCAGGAACTGGTGCTCTACGCCAACGCGCTCTACGCACAAAGCCTGCGCGTGAGCTTGCCTGACAACGCCTCGTTCCTCAGCGCCGAAATTGTGCGACTGGGCCGCACCGCTGCCGGCGAACAACTTGACCAGGGGCGTTGGCGCTCCAGCCTGGAGATTCAGCGTTGTAGCCCTGCAGGACGTCGCTGGGAGCTCGTGGACCGAATCGAACTGGGAGGCGACAGCCTGAGTGACAGTCACGGCATGGGCGGAGCCCCGGTGTACGGATCGCTGGCGTGGGCCGCCCCGCTCAGCCTGGAACCGGAGCAGATCCAAAACCTGCTGGACGGAGCAAGGGCTGATCGTGAAGGACTGGAGGGCACGATGCGCTGCAGCGCGCTGGCACAAGGACTGGTGGCTCGCTACAAGGGTCACTCCAGCCGCGATGCCCGCTTCTGGTTCAGCAGGATCTGGGCCCGCACCCGCCGTTTGCGGACCCTGAGTCAACCCGAGATTCCACGGGTTTGGCCCTTGCAGGAACTGCCCTTGCGGCGATCAGAGTCCACACTGAACACTGCGCCGACGCCGGCGGAGACACACTGAAGAAGACCGAGCTTCGCCATGCATCTCAGTCCCCAGGAAAAGGACAAGCTCCTGATCGTGACCGCAGCCCTGCTGGCCGAGCGGCGTTTGAACCGCGGCCTCAAGCTCAACCACCCCGAAGCGGTGGCCTGGCTCAGCTTTCTCGTGCTGGAAGGCGCCCGTGATGGCAAGAGCGTGGCGGAGCTCATGCAGGACGGCACCACCTGGCTGCGTCAGGACCAGGTGATGGAGGGCGTGCCCGAGCTCGTCCATGAGGTGCAGATCGAGGCCGTGTTCCCCGATGGCACCAAGCTCGTCACCCTGCACGATCCGATTCGCTGAGGCAGAACCCATGGCACCTCTCATTCCAGGCGAACTGCTTCCCGAACCGGGTGAACTGGAGCTGAATGCAGGCCGACCCGTCACCACACTGAGCGTCTCCAACAGCGGCGACCGGCCGGTGCAGGTGGGCTCCCATTTCCATTTCGCCGAAGCCAATGCCGCCCTGCAGTTCGACCGGACCGCAGCCCGCGGTCAACGGCTCGACATCCCCGCCGGCACCGCCATCCGCTTCGAACCCGGCGACAGCCGCGACGTGAACCTGATTCCCTTCGCCGGTGCGCGACGCGTCATCGGCTTCAACGGCCAGATCAACGGACCCCTCGACGCCTGACCCATGCCCTACCGCATCTCCCGCCAGGCCTACGCCGAGACCTACGGACCCACCACCGGCGACAGGGTTCGCCTAGCCGACACCGAGCTGATCCTGGAAGTCGAGAAGGACTACACCGTCTACGGCGATGAGGTGAAGTTCGGCGGCGGCAAGGTGATCCGCGACGGCATGGGCCAATCCCAGACCCCTCGCGCCGAGGGCGCCGTCGACACGGTGATCACCAACGCCCTGATCCTCGACTGGTGGGGCATCGTCAAAGCCGATGTCGGCCTCAAGGACGGCCGCATCGTCGGCATCGGCAAAGCCGGCAACCCCGACACCCAGGAAGGGGTGACGATCGTGGTGGGCCCAGGCACGGAAGCCATCGCTGGGGAAGGGCACATCCTCACGGCCGGTGGCATCGACACCCACATCCACTTCATCTGCCCCCAGCAGATCGAAACGGCCCTGGCCAGCGGCGTCACCACCCTGATGGGCGGCGGCACCGGACCGGCCACCGGCACCAATGCCACCACCTGCACCCCTGGCGCCTTCCACATCGGGCGGATGCTCCAGGCCGCTGAAGGCCTGCCGGTGAACCTGGGCTTTTTCGGCAAGGGCAACGCCAGCACCCCGGAAGCGCTGGAAGAACAGGTGCGTGCCGGCGCCTGCGGCCTGAAGCTGCACGAAGACTGGGGCACCACCCCCGCCACCATCGATGCTTGCCTGTCGGTGGCCGACCGGATGGACGTGCAGGTCTGCATCCACACCGACACCTTGAATGAAGCCGGCTTCGTGGAAGACACGATCGCCGCCATCAAGGGACGCACGATTCACACCTTCCACACCGAAGGCGCCGGCGGTGGCCATGCCCCAGACATCATCAAGATCTGCGGTGAAGCCAACGTGCTGCCGAGCAGCACCAATCCCACCCGGCCCTACACCCGCAACACGCTCGAAGAGCACCTCGACATGTTGATGGTGTGCCACCACCTCGACCCGAAGATCCCCGAAGACGTGGCCTTCGCGGAATCGCGGATCCGGCGCGAAACGATCGCCGCCGAAGACATCCTTCACGACCTAGGCGCCTTCTCAATCATTGCCAGCGACTCCCAGGCCATGGGCCGCGTCGGCGAGGTGATCACCCGCACCTTCCAGACCGCCCACAAGATGAAGGTGCAGCGCGGTGCCCTGCCGGAAGACTCCGCTCGCAACGACAACCACCGGCTGAAGCGCTACATCGCCAAGGTGACGATCAACCCGGCATTGGCCCACGGCATCAGCAGCGAAGTGGGGTCGATCGAAACCGGCAAGCTCGCTGATCTGGTGCTGTGGAAGCCGGGCTTCTTCGGCATTCGCCCGGAACTGGTGGTGAAGGGCGGTTCGATCGTCTGGGCCCAGATGGGCGACGCCAACGCCTCGATTCCCACCCCCGGCCCGGTGCACGGCCGACCGATGTTCGGCGCCTTCGGCAAAGCCCTCGCCCCCAGCTGTCTCACCTTTGTGAGCGAAGCGGGGATGGATGCCGACATCCAACGTCAGCTGGGGCTGGAGCGCACCTGCATGGCGGTGAAAGAGACCCGCAGCGTGGGCAAGAGCGCCCTCAAGCTGAATTCAGCCCTGCCCAAGGTGAGTGTGGACCCGCAGACCTATGAGGTATTTGCCGATGGTGAACTGCTCACCTGTGAGCCCGCCGAGGTGCTGCCCCTCGCCCAGCGCTACCTGCTGCTTTGAGCCCCACGCTGCTGGTGGTCCAACATGTGGACCACGAAGGGCCTGATCTGATCGGCCGTTTGGCAAGTCAACAAGGCCTCACCATTCGAACCGTGCGTCCGGACCGGGGCGATGCGCTGCCCGCACCGAGCGATTGTCCGGACTGCCTGGCTCTGGTGCTGGGGGGACCGATGGGAGTCAACGATCGACACAGCGCAGGATTGAATTGGCTGCAAACGGAACTCGATTGGCTGGCGGCGTGGCACCAAGCTGAAAAGCCGGTCATCGGCATCTGCCTGGGAGCACAGCTCCTGGCCGTCGCCGCAGGCGGTTCAGTCGAGGCACTGCAGGTAGGTGAACCACCTCACCCCCTAAAAGAAGTGGGACTCGGGGCGATTCACTGGCTGGTGGGAGCCGACGCCGAACCGTTGCTGGAAGACTTGGGCACAAGCACCACGGTGCTGCACTGGCACGGCGACCGCATTCGTCTTCCCGAACAGGCCACACTGCTGGGGTCCTCGCTGCACTGTGCGGAACAGGTGTTTCGGATCGGTCGCCACGCCCTGGGCCTGCAATGCCATCTCGAGGTGAGCACGGCGTCACTCGAGCAATGGATCACACAAGACGAGGCCTATTTGGTGAGCGCCATGGGCACGCAAGGCCCTGCGCAGATCAAGCGAGTGTGGCAACGCGTGGGGAACGACCTGCAAATCCAAGGCTCACGCTTCTTCGCAGCCGCTCTGCGGCAGTTGCTACCGCTCACAACAAAAAGAAGCTGAAGCGAATTAGTTCTCGCCAAGCAAAAATCAAAATCAAAAATTTTCTAAATTTGTATCAGCCTGAACGACCAAAGAAGAGACGCATTACAGACAATCGCTGCGTAGCAGTTGCTACAAAACGTTCACCACGTAACACACGTGGCGCAGTACGACTCAGGCCATGGAACGGGGACCTGGGCTTGCTTCGTTGAACAACCATGAGCACACTCCTCTATCGCGGACACACCTACAGCCCTAATCACTGCGCCGCACAAAAGCCGGTGATTCAGCTGACGTACCGCCGCAATGTGTATCAGTCACGGCAGACATCTCCTCAAAGGATTCCCGTGGAGTTGATTTATCGCGGTGTTCAGTACACACGCTGAGCAATTCGCAACTCGGTATCAAGAAAAACAACTGAGGCCAGGCTCTAAAGGGGTTAATAGATCCAGCGATGCATAAGTTGCGTGGATCTAATCGCACAACCCCACGACTCTGATCTGGTGCTGCTGCAACCAGCGAGCATCCACGGAGTGTTCTGGCTTCAGTGCCACTTTCCTCAAAGTGAATGGGACGCTCTGCTCTCAGGGCAGGCCGTGTTTGAAGTGAGCTGCATGAAGCAATTGGCTCAAGATGCCCGACTGGCAGGCGTCAGCCTGGATTGGGCAACTTCTGTAGCTTCCTGAGGCCTATCCAGCCATCAAACGGTTCAAGCGTGGCAGCTCGGTGAACGAATCACGCCACTCTTGAACCCAAAGCTCTTGGCTGCGTTCGTACACACGCATCAATTCTTCGACAGCAGCATCACGAAAGTCGACGCGTAAATCCAAAAGTGGAAAGGCGGCTTCACCACTGACCTGAACCGCAGCCGATGTGGATGTTTCAGAACGATGGTCACCGCCTGCGGCTTCACCTGCCTGTAGAGCCAACATCAATCGCCTACCCAATTTCCATGTCGGGTCGCTGTTGAGAAATCCCTCCTCGATGGCTGCAAGCACCTCTTCTCCGACCAGGTAATTCCCTGCCACCGAAAGATTTAAGTGATGGCGGTGGCCAGCCCAGCCACCACAGGATTGACCAGTCCAACAGGCTGTCCGACCTGCGGAATCAATGAGATGAAACTGACGCTGATCGCGGTGGGGATCATCGGCAAGCAGGCTGCTGAGCACCCCATCGGCATCGGCACTTTGTTCGAGCCGTTCCAGACCACAGATCCCGAGATAGGGATTGGTGTGTGCCTGCGTGGCCACAGCACCGACACCAGAACGAATGTGAGGAACAGTGGATCCAACTGCTAAGTGACAGGTCGCCACGGCTACTCCAAAACGGCCGTTGCTTGGATCTCGGGCAACGATCGAAAAGGTCATGTCAGCGCACAATCGAGCCGCTGAATGGTTTCCAGCAAGACGGCCGTGCCATCCACACACTGGCGGTCACTGGTGAATTCAGCCGCTGAATGGCTGAGACCATCTCGACTGGGAACAAAAATCATGCCCATCGGCCAGCGACGGCCAATCTCTTGGGCATCGTGGCTGGCGCGACTCGGAAGGCCGCTCCAGTTCAAGCCGAGATCCGTCGCCACGGACGCGATCGTTGACATCACCATGGCAGAAGCAGGAGTCGGCTCCACCTGGAACTGGGGCTCCAAGCGAATCGGGCATCCCGTCGCTGTGGAGATCCGTTCCAGCTCATCCTCCAGGCTGGAGACCAATTGATCCAGCACAGCTGGGCTGAGATCCCTAATGTCCACCGTCATCGAAACGGAACCGGGCACCACGTTGGCGGCATTGGGCCAAACCTCCAGTCGACCCACCGTCGCCACAGGATCTCCTGGATGCTGTTGGGCGATGGACTCCACCGCGAGCACAACTCTGGACGCTGCAGCCAAGGCGTCCTTGCGCAAGGTCATCGGCGTCGTGCCGGCATGGTTGGGCTGACCCTCCACCTGAATGGAGAAACGCCGCTGACCAACGATGCCCTCAACAACACCAATGGCGTCACCACGATGCTCCAGAACAGCCCCCTGCTCGACGTGCAACTCCAGAAAAGCAGCAACCGCATGATCCGGGCGACAGGCAGACGCCAATGCAGGCCAGTGCCCACCAATACGCTTCAGATTGACGTCAATCGGCTCACCATTGCTGGTGGCATAGGCCGTCGGCTCCGCAGACGCCGTTCCAGCCATGCCCTTGCAGCCAACCATCGTCGACTCTTCGTCGGCAAATGCGACCACCTCAAAGGAATGGCGTAACTGAAGGCCTGCATCCTTAAGGGCTCGTGCAACCTCAAGACCGGCCAACACCCCCAGCACCCCATCAAAGCGACCGCCGGTTGGCACCGTGTCCAAATGGGAGCCCGTCATCAGCACGGGCAACGCAGGATCCTGCCCTTCCAAGCGACCGATCAAATTGCCAGCGGTATCAACGCGAACCTGCATGCCGGACTCTTTCATCCAGGCCGCTAACTGATCACGACCCTGCACATCGGTCTCACTGAAACCGCGCCGACAAACACTGCCATCCGCTTGCAGGCCGATGGAGGCCATCTGATCGAGCGTTTGAAGCAGACGACCACGGTTGGGAATCACCGCTGTTTTCCGAACCGCCGCCTCCACTGGAGTGACTTGTGGACGATTGGAAAGCAGTTGTGGCAACGATCGTGACCTTCGGTTCAAACCAAAGGTCAGCATCGCCCGAGTTTCCAAAACCTCCTGTCGTCAATGCAACGGTTTAACGCTGATCAAAGAATTCAAACGGGCATCAACACGCGCCAGCCCAACCGCTCCGCTTCCTCACGGGCCTGAGCAGGGACATCAGCAGCCACGAACATGCGATGCAACATCTGCACCCCCAGCAGATGGTTGATCACAGCATCCATCTGAACACGTTCAGAATCCGTGGTCTGCGGGTCGTCATGGCGATCAAAGAGAGCCCGCACACCCTCTTTACTCAAGAGTCCAGCGGCATCAATCGCTTCATCACTGAGATAGTCGTCCGCCAGCTGTTTCATCTGCGCCCACTTCTCCGGCTCGGTGTGGGCGGGTGGCGCCATGAAGGCAAACTTCTCACGCTTGTAGAGCACCTCTGGAAGCAGCCCAGCCATCGCTTCCCGCAACACGTATTTCTCTGTTTTGCCTTTGATCCGCAATTCCGGTGGAACCTGCACCGCTGCGGCGGCGAGATGGTGATCCAGGAATGCCGGACGGGCCTCCATGGAATTGGCCATGTCGACCCGGTCGCCACCCCAGGTGAGGATCTGGCCCTCCAGCATGGTCTTGATCCAGACGTACTGGGCCTTGTCCAAAGCGTGGCGACCCTCCAGCTGATCGGGGTCAAGCTGTGCGGCAATCGCCTGGCCAGGCGAGTAGCCCTCAAGCGCCTGGCGGCGAGGCTCCGCCAGCAATGCCGGAACGAGCGGAGCACAGGCAAGCCAGGGTTGCAGGCAACTCGGAGTGAAACCCACCACGGCCTCCAGAGCAGGATCATCCACTTGATCGGCTGCCAACATCGCTCCCTGCACCAGAGCATTCGACTGCTGCAACAGCAACTCCCAATTGCTGCGTTCCTCCTGCGGAAGATCATCAAGACCGTGCAGAAACATGTCGCGGCGAAACGCGGGGTAGCCGCCGAACAACTCGTCGGAGCCTTCACCCGTCATCACCACCTTGTAGTCCACGTTGTTGACGTGGCGACTCATCAGAAATTTGGCCACCGCCAGGGTGTTGTAGATCGTGCGCTCCGTATGCCAGATCGTGCGCTCCATGAATCCATAGAGCTCTCGCCCTGACAGGCGCATCACATCCTGTTCCGCTCCCGTGGCTTCCGCCATTTCCTGGGCGATCGGTGATTCGTCATATCGGGCATCATCAAAACCGATGGTGAAGGCCCGCACCGGGGACTGACTCACCGCAGAGGCCAGACCAAGGATCGAGCAACTGTCGATCCCTCCGGACAGGTAGCAACCCACCGGCACGTCAGCGACCATGCGCAGTTCCACCGCTTCCAACAGCGCTGCGCGAACGGCCGCCACGTGATCCGCTTCGCTCAGGCTTTGATCGCGCTCATCTTTGCGCGGGAAATTCAGATCCCAGTACGACCACTCGGACACCTCGAGCTGACCTTGGGCACGCTGCACCTTCAGCACATGCCCCGGCTTCACCTGATGAACCCCTGCAAACGCGGTGGTGCCAGGCACCATCGTCTGCATCAGCTGATGGAACAATCCTTCTGAGGTGAAACGCCGCTCCACCGCAGGATGGGCAAACAACACCTTGAGCTCCGAACCGAACACCAGTCCCTCGGAGGTCATCGCCCAGTACTGGGGCTTGATCCCGAAACGATCCCGCACCAGATACAGACAATCCTCTTCGCGATCAAATAACGCGAAGGCGAACTCCCCGCGTAACAAGGGCAGGGTCGCGTTCAAGCCTTGACGCTGATACAGCCGCAACAGAATCTCGGAATCGCTCTTGCTGCTGAAGCGAACTCCCTGAGCGGTGAGATCGGCGCGAATGCGCTGGAAGTCATAGAACTCACCGTTGTGGGCCATCAACACCTCACCGTCATCGGTGAGAAAGGGCTGCCGCGCCCTTGACTCGTTCAGATCAATGATCGACAGACGGGCATGGCAGAAGCCAACCCCGGCCTGATCGAGACACTCCACCCCGAATCCATCCGGCCCGCGATGGGACTGGATCGCTGCCATGTTGACCAGCAGCTGCCGATCGACCGTCTGGTCACGATCAGCGTTGAACACACCTCCGATGCCGCACATAAGCCTGATTCAGACGACGTCCATGACCCGGTCAGCCCGGTCCACCATGCAGGTGAGCAGAGCCATGCGCAGAAACACCGCTCCCCGTGCCTGGCTGAAATACCAGTTCTGAGGTGTTTCATCCATGCAGGTGCTCAGTTCGGCTCCGCGGGCCAGCGGATGCAGAACGATCGAGCCATCTTTGTAGGGCAGATCCTTGGTCAACCGAAACTGCGACCCATGCACCTCGAAACTGTCGCCCACCCAGGCAATGGCATTGATGTAGGTGACATCCAGGTGGGGCAATTCCGTGCGTAAGTCCGCGCTGCAACGCAGCTTGAGACCGGCCTCCTGGAGCTCCTCAAACTGGCCGGCATCAAACAACGTGTCTTCAGGATCCGCATCAGCGGAATGAATCACCACAACCTCCTCAACGATCTGAGGGAACTTGGCCAGGATCCTGAGCAGCGAACGCACCGTGCGCATCCTGGACGGCACACCGATCACGCCGATCCTGATCCTCTGGTCCGCAGCAACGACGAGCTGGGCCAGGCTCGGACGCCACTTGAAAATCGTGAATAGATCCGCCATTGCCTGCGTGGGGTGCTCATCCAGGCCATTCCCGGCATTGATGATCGGAATGCGCAGGGTTTGCGACATGGCATAAACCGCGCCGGGATCGCTGTCCCGCAGCACCACGCAGTCGCCGTAGTTGTTGAACATGTGCGCCACATCCTCGAGCGATTCGCCTTTGGCAATCCCCGTGGTGGAGCGGTCTGTGATGTTGATGGAGCTGCCACCAAGCCGATGCCAGGCACTGTCGAATGACAAGCGCGTGCGCGTGCTGGGCTCGTAGAAGGCGTTGATCAGAATCTTGCCCTGCAGCGGCATGTTGTGGGTGATGTAGCGCTCGGGATTGCTCTCGTACTTCGCCGCCAGCCGAAACAACTGCAGCAGCGTTTGCGGACGAAACGACTGGATCGAAACCACGTGCTGATCCACCAGATCGAGCAGCGGTTCCGCCTCCTCCTCAATGCAGGTCAGCAGCGACTGAGGCTGCGTACGGCCATAGACATCTGGGCCGAGAGGGTCGAACCGCATGGGCGCCTCCTCAACCTCCAGAGCAACTTGTTTGGTATTCAACATCGAGGCTCCCGGGCGCAATCCCGATCAAACGGAACGTGAGCAGCGCCATCCATGTGACTTAAATCACCCTCTAGCAACAGAGGGCAGCGAAGCCAGCAAATCCAGGAGATCTTTGGAACTGATTCCAAATTCAGTCGCAACCACTACCAAACTCGGCCATTGCGCCACTCCACAAACCAGATCAGCAGCAACACCACCACCGACAGCGACAGCGCCAGCTGACTGCCCAGCAGCACCAACTCAAACCCCTTAAGGCCGAGTACCACCGCAAACAAGGAAGTGATCATGCGTCCTCCTTCAAGAGTGCGAAATCAAACCGTTCCGGCCAAAAGCGGCTGCCCACCAGCATCACCAGCGCAGAAATGGCTGCTGAAAACACCGCAGCGCAGTAGGGCGCAATCAACACGTAAGCGGCCAGGCCCACCAGGCTTCCACTGAGCATCGCCAGGATGGCTGCTCCACGGCTGGCGGAGCGCCAGTACAAACCGCAAGCCACCGGCCAAACGGTTGACGCCACCAGAGCACCGGTGAAGAACAGCACCGATGCCAGCGAATCCAGCCGCGGCCAGGACAGCGCCAGGGTGACGACGGCCAATCCCACCACCATCAGCCGCGCCGCTTGCTTGAGCTGCAGATCACTGGCCTGGGGCCGCAACAGCCGGAAATACACATCTTCCGCCAACAGATCGGCGGTGGATGCCAGCAACGAATCCAAGGTGGAGGTGAGCGAGGCAAACACCACCACAAACACCAGGGCCGCGCCGCCCGCCCCGAGCAGATCAGCTGCCATCACGGGGAACACCATGTTCACCTGCTCGAGGGGCAACGCACGGGCCAGAGCCACCAGGCCGATGGAGCCCGTCACCATCGGCACACTCATCCAGGCGATGCCCCCCAACACGAACGAGGTCATCACCACCGAGCGCCGACTGGCGAAGACCCGGGACCACCAGATGTTGTTGTGAAACACCTCTCCCATCGAAAAAAGGGCGGAATTCCAGGCGATCAACAAACCCGCCGGCAGCAGCAGATCAAGCCGATCGGGATGCCGATTCACCAGGGCGGCATGCACATCCGGCATCGGGAACTGGCGAAACGCCAGAACAGCCACCACCGCCAGCAACACCATGATCAACAAGGACTGAATGAAGTCCGTGCCGATCACCGCACGCATGCCGCCATACAAGGTGTAAAGGGTCGCGACGCCGATCACGACCACCATGCCGACGTGGTAATCGAAGCCTGAAAGCGCTTGCAGCAACAGGCCCGCACCCATCGCCTGGGTCATCAGAAAACCCAGGGTGTAGATGGCCGTGATCACCATGAACACCCACCAGGCCAACCGGCCGTAGCGCAGGCGAATGAAGTCGCCGCTGGTGCGCCCGTTGGGCATCAACTGCTTGATCCGCGAGGCCAGGGGAGCGAACAGGATCAAGCCCAACCCGGCTAGGGCATAGCTGAACATCCCCCAGAGCCCGGTCTTGTAGCCAAACTCCGGAGCCAGCAAGGTGGTGTTGCCGGTCACCCAAGAGGCCATCAACGTGGCCGTGCTCAAGGCCAGGCCGATGTTGCGGCCAGCCAGCATGTACTCATCGGCATCACCCTTGCCCCGTCGCCCCCAGGCCACACCCAGGGCGACCCAAAGCACAGAGAACAGAACCACCAGAGCCCAAGCGATGCCAGGGGCTAAGAACGGAGTGCTTCCAGCCATCAGTCAGCCCCCCGATCACGCCAATGCAGGTGGCCGCGCACAATCATCACCACAGTCGACACTGTGACCAGTGCGCCAAGGGCGAAGATCAATCGCGCCCAGAGCAGTTCATTCAAGACGAGAGAGGGTGTTGGCTTCGCTGATCAGATAAGCAAACACCGCATGCGAGGCCGAGGACTTCTGGCGATTCCAGTGCTCGGGACTACGCAAAACGCCAAGCCATAACGCATTCCCAAGCCAAATTGCGGAATGTGTAGCAACCACAACCCGTGAGGGGGCAGGCGGAGGTCTTGGATGCCGGTCCACCAAGGTTTCGGGATGTTCACCGACTACAAACCCTCGGTCGGCTACGACGAATATTTTTGCAGCAGCACGGCATCGCCCAGGGCAGACCTAGCGCCTCTGCTCTCATCTCTCGGCCAAATGGGGTTGCAGGAACTGAACCGCAACCATGCTTCCGCGAGCCACCTGCTGCGTCGATTGGGCGCCACCTTCCGGCTGAATGATTCCGGACTAAGCGGCAGTGAACGCATCCTTCCCTTCGATCCACTGCCGCGGTT
This region of Synechococcus sp. NOUM97013 genomic DNA includes:
- a CDS encoding Zn-dependent hydrolase, yielding MPQLLSNRPQVTPVEAAVRKTAVIPNRGRLLQTLDQMASIGLQADGSVCRRGFSETDVQGRDQLAAWMKESGMQVRVDTAGNLIGRLEGQDPALPVLMTGSHLDTVPTGGRFDGVLGVLAGLEVARALKDAGLQLRHSFEVVAFADEESTMVGCKGMAGTASAEPTAYATSNGEPIDVNLKRIGGHWPALASACRPDHAVAAFLELHVEQGAVLEHRGDAIGVVEGIVGQRRFSIQVEGQPNHAGTTPMTLRKDALAAASRVVLAVESIAQQHPGDPVATVGRLEVWPNAANVVPGSVSMTVDIRDLSPAVLDQLVSSLEDELERISTATGCPIRLEPQFQVEPTPASAMVMSTIASVATDLGLNWSGLPSRASHDAQEIGRRWPMGMIFVPSRDGLSHSAAEFTSDRQCVDGTAVLLETIQRLDCALT
- the asnB gene encoding asparagine synthase (glutamine-hydrolyzing), with translation MCGIGGVFNADRDQTVDRQLLVNMAAIQSHRGPDGFGVECLDQAGVGFCHARLSIIDLNESRARQPFLTDDGEVLMAHNGEFYDFQRIRADLTAQGVRFSSKSDSEILLRLYQRQGLNATLPLLRGEFAFALFDREEDCLYLVRDRFGIKPQYWAMTSEGLVFGSELKVLFAHPAVERRFTSEGLFHQLMQTMVPGTTAFAGVHQVKPGHVLKVQRAQGQLEVSEWSYWDLNFPRKDERDQSLSEADHVAAVRAALLEAVELRMVADVPVGCYLSGGIDSCSILGLASAVSQSPVRAFTIGFDDARYDESPIAQEMAEATGAEQDVMRLSGRELYGFMERTIWHTERTIYNTLAVAKFLMSRHVNNVDYKVVMTGEGSDELFGGYPAFRRDMFLHGLDDLPQEERSNWELLLQQSNALVQGAMLAADQVDDPALEAVVGFTPSCLQPWLACAPLVPALLAEPRRQALEGYSPGQAIAAQLDPDQLEGRHALDKAQYVWIKTMLEGQILTWGGDRVDMANSMEARPAFLDHHLAAAAVQVPPELRIKGKTEKYVLREAMAGLLPEVLYKREKFAFMAPPAHTEPEKWAQMKQLADDYLSDEAIDAAGLLSKEGVRALFDRHDDPQTTDSERVQMDAVINHLLGVQMLHRMFVAADVPAQAREEAERLGWRVLMPV
- a CDS encoding aspartate carbamoyltransferase; translated protein: MRFDPLGPDVYGRTQPQSLLTCIEEEAEPLLDLVDQHVVSIQSFRPQTLLQLFRLAAKYESNPERYITHNMPLQGKILINAFYEPSTRTRLSFDSAWHRLGGSSINITDRSTTGIAKGESLEDVAHMFNNYGDCVVLRDSDPGAVYAMSQTLRIPIINAGNGLDEHPTQAMADLFTIFKWRPSLAQLVVAADQRIRIGVIGVPSRMRTVRSLLRILAKFPQIVEEVVVIHSADADPEDTLFDAGQFEELQEAGLKLRCSADLRTELPHLDVTYINAIAWVGDSFEVHGSQFRLTKDLPYKDGSIVLHPLARGAELSTCMDETPQNWYFSQARGAVFLRMALLTCMVDRADRVMDVV
- a CDS encoding sodium:solute symporter family protein, which encodes MAGSTPFLAPGIAWALVVLFSVLWVALGVAWGRRGKGDADEYMLAGRNIGLALSTATLMASWVTGNTTLLAPEFGYKTGLWGMFSYALAGLGLILFAPLASRIKQLMPNGRTSGDFIRLRYGRLAWWVFMVITAIYTLGFLMTQAMGAGLLLQALSGFDYHVGMVVVIGVATLYTLYGGMRAVIGTDFIQSLLIMVLLAVVAVLAFRQFPMPDVHAALVNRHPDRLDLLLPAGLLIAWNSALFSMGEVFHNNIWWSRVFASRRSVVMTSFVLGGIAWMSVPMVTGSIGLVALARALPLEQVNMVFPVMAADLLGAGGAALVFVVVFASLTSTLDSLLASTADLLAEDVYFRLLRPQASDLQLKQAARLMVVGLAVVTLALSWPRLDSLASVLFFTGALVASTVWPVACGLYWRSASRGAAILAMLSGSLVGLAAYVLIAPYCAAVFSAAISALVMLVGSRFWPERFDFALLKEDA